In Salvia miltiorrhiza cultivar Shanhuang (shh) chromosome 4, IMPLAD_Smil_shh, whole genome shotgun sequence, the DNA window TCTTGTTTCTCTCGTTTCGCACTTAACTAAATGAAATATTAACTTTCATATGCCAGCCTCATGAAGAGGCCATCTCACTTGTGCTTGTTCTTGACTTGCTAGGTGGTTGATATTATTCTACATGGAAGCCAAATTCTTCCGCTTTCTTAAGATTGTTGGAGTTGGTTTCAAAGCAAGAGCAGAGGCTGAAGGCCGTCTCTTATACCTAAAGCTTGGTTATAGCCATGAGGTGGAACTGGCTGTGCCTCCTGCAGTTCGTGTATTCTGCTTCAAAAACAATGTAGTATGCTGCACCGGGATTGACAAGGACAGGGTGCATCAAtttgctgctgctgttcgtaGTTGTAAGCCCCCTGAGGTCTACAAAGGCAAAGGTATTATGTACATTGACGAGGTCATAAAGAAAAAGGAGGGGAAGAGATCAAAATAACAAGCTCTCATGCTCGCACTTCTGCATATGCTACTCTACATTTAATAAGTTCAATATACAAGAACGCAAATTTGTGTTGTGGCTGGAATGTTGTTTTTCATTCAGGAGAAACTTTTAACATGTTTCCATATTTGCAATGGTTCATGACATTGTTTTATATGAAGCCTTTAACAGACTGCATATCCGAGTTTATTCTACAGTTTGAGTGATTTGAGTTTAATTTAAAAATGGAACTTATCATTCTTAAGTTCATTAAAGGAATATACCCTACTTGCTTAGTTTTAACACTGTTACATTGAAGAATCAAGAAACCTTATTGGCACAATCCCGCCTTTCAAGATTAATGTGAAGTATAATATTAAAGCCGTGTTTACTCATGCCATGACTCTGGTAGATGTCTAGCTGTCTTCTTAGATATATTAATCATGCTCACAAGAAGTTGTAACCAATTGCAAGCTGGGGGAATTTGATAATAAGATAAATAAGATTCTTACTATAATCATACTCGTTTTATTTTGTCCATCCCTATATTAAATAGTTGGTAACACGTAGAAACTGATGAAGAGACAGACTCGTAGCAAAGTTgtacatatttttatatataacttCAAACCAAACAACCTAACCTCTGATTGGAACTCAACCAAATAAAGAAACCAATAGTAGTGGATTAGTTGAGTTTATAAAAAGGACGCCTTTTTAGTGGAAACTCGTAAGGAAGATGACtcttattttcattatttttaggaTCATTAACATTTTATATCTCAAACTTTCAATATTTCCATAAAATAGCTCGAGCTCTCATTTTTTTCCTAGAAAATCCcgattacattttttttatataaaatataccaCTTGAAAAATTTGATGACCACAAATCCAAATACTCTTATTGTATTGATTATAGTGAAATTGTAAATCCTACACCACTAAATTGAAGACTTCTTCCATGTAATGAATCACCTTTCGATCACTAAATTTTTCTTTGAcgaaataaatcattttttgaTCACCAAATTTTGTGTGCCAAAATATCTTAGTATAAAATATGCTgaaaatatgagaattttttaagaaaaaataaaaatatagaacaTTTTATGAAAAGCAGCAAGAGTTGGAGACATGTTTTTAATACCAACTGCTGtaaatcttgaaaattaatttgCTCCAAAGATTCACATATTGATATGATAAGGGAGTCAACTTGATCAGCTACATCAATTTACACAGCATTATTTGGCCTACCCCCCTTCCAACTCATTTTTCGTAGAAACTAATTAGTATCCACTACGTCAACTCAGAAATTAATATTCAAAAACATTATATAAGTATGGAAGCAACCACGGAATTTACACAataaaacatcaaaagcatCGCAAAAACAGTTGACATTGAGAATTAATGGACATCTTCTCCGGCAGCTTCCGACTAGAGGAAAGCTCGTCGTTGCGGCGGTGCAGCAGCTCATTGGTGGCTTCCGACGTGGCACGCGTCACCAGGTACGAGAGGCTCTCACAGTCGATGCGCCTCACCGACAACCACCGTCGCAGCACAAACAAATTGCGGTGGCGCTCTCTTCTCAGCCTATTTTCTTTCAGGAAGAAAGAAACAACCGCGCAGAGCCCGAGA includes these proteins:
- the LOC131023890 gene encoding 60S ribosomal protein L6, mitochondrial-like — protein: MEAKFFRFLKIVGVGFKARAEAEGRLLYLKLGYSHEVELAVPPAVRVFCFKNNVVCCTGIDKDRVHQFAAAVRSCKPPEVYKGKGIMYIDEVIKKKEGKRSK